The Neobacillus sp. OS1-2 genome includes a window with the following:
- a CDS encoding aspartyl-phosphate phosphatase Spo0E family protein: METGMNLLLSNIEKTRMEMILLAHQYGYSNPNVVQCSQRLDLLINVYNKKNIKH; this comes from the coding sequence ATGGAAACTGGTATGAATTTACTATTGTCGAATATTGAAAAGACAAGAATGGAAATGATCCTTTTGGCACACCAATATGGGTATTCAAATCCAAATGTTGTTCAGTGCAGTCAAAGACTCGATCTTCTGATAAATGTTTATAATAAAAAGAACATAAAGCATTAA
- a CDS encoding DUF6044 family protein, whose protein sequence is MVIDSKKERRLIFFALLVLAIYLSPLFILQENAHIRVHDNLDSNLAWYKVLAKSGELFGSTHAVIPQIINGQLSRNAFGTEYSLIVWLYALFPTMLAYGLSQALTRVAAFFGMYLLLRDHFLTGDKWLLLQIGSALAFALTPFWPSGMLSTLGMPLALWALLNIRNGNGSWKDYLVLTIIPFYASIVLGFFFFLSAIGVLWLWDVFRGKGWNLRFLLALGYMTIIFMLVEYRLVYSFLFSKEPNSRDEYFHAHLPFGGAVRLFIKNYLLGHTHVLTVHTLFIVPATFIAIYFVFSKKLWQQEKLFVFLFTLNILLSLWYAFWFYDGWLPLTEKFHFMNTFNFARYHFLRPLVIYSAFALALKIISLQGIDWTKLAKWLIILQIFFLALCNDEIIYQDKPTVKEFFAEDLFEEIKEHIALPQEDYRIASIGLHPAVAQYNGFYTIDTYNNFYPLSYKHQFRKIIEKELAKNKTIRNYFDKWGGRCYIFTAQLGKRYMLKKDSKRHLRNLELNTDVFKEMGGRYIFSAIPIDNAEQNKLLLDKVFISKKAAWKIYLYKTL, encoded by the coding sequence GTGGTTATTGATTCGAAAAAAGAGCGAAGGCTGATCTTCTTCGCTTTACTTGTTCTCGCGATCTATCTCTCTCCACTATTCATCCTGCAGGAGAATGCCCATATCCGGGTGCATGATAATTTAGATTCAAACCTTGCATGGTATAAGGTATTAGCGAAAAGTGGAGAATTATTTGGCAGCACTCATGCAGTCATTCCGCAAATTATCAATGGGCAACTGTCGAGAAATGCCTTTGGGACGGAATACAGCTTGATAGTCTGGTTGTATGCCCTATTTCCAACCATGCTGGCCTACGGTTTAAGCCAAGCATTGACAAGAGTTGCAGCCTTCTTTGGTATGTATTTACTCCTTCGGGATCATTTTCTTACAGGTGATAAATGGCTCCTCCTGCAAATCGGGAGCGCCCTTGCCTTCGCCTTAACACCGTTTTGGCCATCAGGAATGTTAAGTACATTGGGAATGCCGCTGGCACTTTGGGCACTTCTCAACATCCGGAATGGAAATGGAAGTTGGAAAGATTATCTCGTCCTCACAATCATTCCGTTTTATGCGAGCATCGTTTTAGGATTTTTCTTTTTTTTAAGTGCAATCGGGGTCCTATGGCTTTGGGATGTTTTCCGTGGAAAGGGCTGGAACCTCCGCTTTTTGCTGGCACTTGGGTATATGACCATCATATTTATGCTTGTTGAGTACCGGCTCGTCTATTCCTTTTTATTTTCAAAAGAACCGAATAGCCGTGATGAATATTTTCATGCACATCTGCCATTTGGGGGAGCAGTCCGGCTTTTTATCAAAAATTACCTGCTGGGACACACCCATGTACTGACTGTACATACCCTATTTATTGTCCCGGCCACCTTTATTGCTATCTACTTTGTTTTTTCAAAAAAACTCTGGCAACAGGAAAAACTATTTGTTTTTTTGTTTACGCTCAATATTCTCTTATCGTTATGGTATGCGTTTTGGTTTTATGATGGTTGGCTGCCCTTAACCGAAAAATTCCACTTTATGAATACGTTTAATTTTGCCCGTTACCATTTTTTGAGGCCGCTCGTCATCTATTCAGCCTTTGCCCTTGCATTAAAAATTATTTCACTACAAGGGATTGATTGGACAAAATTGGCAAAGTGGCTGATCATTTTGCAAATCTTCTTTTTGGCATTATGTAACGATGAAATCATTTATCAAGATAAGCCAACCGTTAAAGAATTTTTCGCTGAGGATTTATTTGAGGAAATCAAAGAGCATATCGCCCTCCCACAAGAGGATTATCGGATTGCCAGTATCGGACTACACCCGGCAGTCGCGCAATACAATGGCTTTTACACGATCGACACCTATAATAATTTTTATCCATTAAGCTATAAACATCAATTTAGGAAAATAATTGAAAAGGAATTGGCCAAAAATAAAACCATTCGAAACTATTTTGATAAATGGGGCGGGCGCTGCTACATTTTTACGGCCCAGCTTGGAAAACGATATATGCTGAAGAAAGATTCCAAGCGCCATTTGAGAAATTTAGAGCTGAATACGGACGTTTTTAAGGAAATGGGCGGACGTTATATCTTTTCGGCCATACCAATCGACAATGCCGAGCAAAATAAACTATTACTTGATAAAGTGTTCATATCGAAAAAAGCAGCTTGGAAGATTTACTTATATAAGACATTGTAG
- a CDS encoding enoyl-CoA hydratase-related protein has translation MEKVILKVENRLAVITINRPDQLNCFDIEALQQLEEVVDGLKHDKDIRVVIITGAGEKAFSAGADLRERRTLSEKEVQRNVGMIRSIFTKIEELPQPTIAAINGYALGGGLELALVCDFRIAVKEATMGLTEVSWGIIPGAGGTQRLSRIIGLSKAKELILTARKIKATNAFDLGLVNKVVEKSQLLDSSIELAAEIMKNAPLAVTQAKFAVNYGSNVDVKTGLAIEAKAYEVIIPTKDRIEALTAFNEKRPPNFKGE, from the coding sequence GTGGAAAAGGTAATATTAAAGGTAGAAAATCGATTAGCAGTCATAACCATCAATCGCCCAGATCAATTAAATTGCTTTGATATAGAAGCGCTTCAACAGTTAGAAGAGGTGGTAGACGGGCTGAAACATGATAAGGATATCCGCGTCGTTATTATCACCGGAGCTGGAGAAAAGGCCTTTAGTGCAGGTGCAGATTTAAGGGAAAGACGGACACTAAGTGAAAAAGAGGTTCAAAGAAACGTGGGCATGATCCGCTCTATTTTCACAAAGATTGAAGAGTTACCGCAACCAACGATTGCTGCTATCAATGGCTATGCACTTGGTGGCGGGCTTGAACTTGCCTTAGTTTGTGATTTTCGTATTGCCGTGAAAGAAGCAACAATGGGTTTAACGGAAGTAAGTTGGGGAATAATCCCCGGTGCCGGGGGCACACAACGCTTAAGCCGAATCATTGGACTTTCGAAAGCGAAGGAATTGATATTAACAGCAAGAAAGATTAAGGCAACCAATGCCTTTGATTTAGGACTGGTAAATAAAGTAGTCGAAAAGAGCCAGTTACTCGATTCCTCTATAGAATTGGCAGCAGAAATAATGAAAAATGCTCCCCTTGCCGTGACGCAAGCGAAATTCGCCGTAAACTATGGAAGCAATGTGGATGTAAAGACAGGATTGGCCATCGAAGCGAAGGCGTATGAAGTAATAATCCCTACAAAGGATCGAATCGAGGCATTAACAGCATTTAATGAAAAACGCCCGCCGAACTTTAAAGGGGAATAG
- a CDS encoding LysE family transporter produces the protein MNIFLGYIILGLSLAAPIGPINAAQIDRGIRNGFMHSWLIGVGAVVADGIYMLIVYIGVVQFLETAFMQTFLWFFGCFVLMYTGIETFMNAGKINLEYARGKEPLVKSFFSGFLMSISNPLSILFWLGIYGSVLVKTAVTYDTSQLVLYSSAIFIGLLIWDVAMAGVASSSRKYLTSQWLVGISILSGLSLIGFGIYFGMQAFTNLFS, from the coding sequence ATGAATATATTTTTAGGTTATATCATATTAGGATTGTCGCTAGCAGCACCAATTGGCCCGATTAATGCAGCGCAAATTGATCGAGGAATAAGGAATGGTTTTATGCACTCCTGGCTCATTGGGGTAGGGGCAGTTGTCGCCGACGGGATCTATATGCTAATCGTTTACATAGGGGTTGTCCAGTTTCTTGAAACGGCATTTATGCAAACCTTTCTTTGGTTTTTTGGCTGTTTCGTTCTGATGTATACGGGGATTGAAACCTTCATGAATGCTGGAAAAATTAATTTAGAGTATGCCAGAGGCAAGGAACCTCTGGTTAAATCGTTTTTCTCAGGCTTCTTAATGTCTATCTCGAATCCATTGTCCATTCTTTTTTGGCTAGGTATTTACGGCTCGGTTCTGGTGAAGACAGCTGTCACCTATGATACCAGTCAATTGGTCCTTTATAGCAGCGCGATTTTTATTGGACTCTTGATATGGGATGTGGCCATGGCAGGTGTGGCAAGTAGTTCTCGAAAATATTTAACCTCTCAGTGGCTTGTGGGAATTTCTATTTTGTCCGGACTATCCTTGATTGGCTTTGGTATTTACTTTGGGATGCAGGCATTTACTAATTTATTTAGTTAA
- a CDS encoding cation diffusion facilitator family transporter, which yields MEMRESLAKKVAWISVISNIILTLGKVIIGGYGHSDAVFADGIHSAADVFASVIVLLVIKIANKPADKEHPYGHGKAEVIVSEIIGFLLLLVAIYVAYEGFSGFFHEVESPSFLAMWVALFSFITKIILYRSSLKVAKQNQSKAIEAIAFDHKADIVASIAAAIGVLVSIVGERMDIHFLLYGDKAASIFVAYLIFKIAKEMLTEAFDILLERNINTETLQEYISIVGEFQEVKRIDRIRAREHGHYVLVDLRISIDHFKTIKQGHDLAKSIKQKLMDENDNIREVLIHLNPYFPDDSNNS from the coding sequence ATGGAAATGAGAGAATCGCTGGCTAAAAAAGTAGCCTGGATTAGTGTGATTAGTAATATTATCCTAACATTAGGAAAAGTCATCATTGGCGGGTACGGTCATAGTGACGCGGTATTTGCGGACGGGATCCATTCTGCCGCTGATGTGTTCGCCTCCGTCATCGTCTTATTGGTGATAAAAATTGCGAATAAACCAGCTGACAAAGAACATCCATATGGTCATGGAAAGGCAGAGGTAATCGTCTCTGAAATAATTGGATTTCTGCTTTTACTTGTGGCCATTTATGTAGCCTACGAAGGCTTTAGTGGTTTCTTCCACGAAGTGGAGTCACCTAGTTTCTTAGCGATGTGGGTCGCACTTTTTTCGTTTATTACGAAAATTATTTTATACAGAAGTTCACTTAAGGTCGCTAAACAGAATCAAAGTAAAGCCATTGAAGCGATTGCTTTTGACCATAAAGCAGATATAGTTGCATCCATTGCAGCGGCAATCGGGGTACTCGTTTCCATTGTGGGGGAACGAATGGATATTCATTTCTTACTATATGGGGACAAGGCAGCAAGTATTTTCGTCGCCTATTTAATATTTAAAATTGCAAAGGAAATGCTGACAGAGGCATTTGACATCTTACTTGAGCGTAATATTAATACAGAGACACTGCAGGAATACATTTCCATTGTGGGTGAATTTCAAGAGGTAAAGCGGATTGACCGCATTCGGGCAAGAGAACATGGGCATTATGTATTGGTGGATTTACGCATTTCTATTGATCACTTTAAAACCATTAAACAAGGTCACGATCTGGCTAAATCAATCAAACAAAAATTAATGGATGAAAATGACAACATTCGTGAAGTACTCATTCATTTAAATCCCTATTTTCCTGACGATAGTAATAATTCCTAA
- a CDS encoding glycosyltransferase family 2 protein, giving the protein MIESVLTIVVPCYNEEEVLPETFARLQALLIELIDEGLVSKQSKILFVDDGSKDRTWELIYKEGLRNEYVRGLKLSRNVGHQNALLAGLFTAKERSNCMISIDADLQDDIRVIREFILKFNNGYEIVYGVRKSRDTDTLFKRSTAQGFYKIMKKLGVDLVYNHADFRLMSKRAVEELERFSEVNLFLRGIVPLLGFRSEVVYYDRLERQAGVTKYPVKKMLGFAFDGITSFSISPIRFVLFTGFVSFFMSLIFGGYFLTLKFFGDTESGWTSLITSIWLIGGLQLIAIGLIGEYVGKIYKETKQRPKYIVDIDSFNLPIPRHHLLNQTVMDEGFSLDLRKVSETNK; this is encoded by the coding sequence ATGATCGAGTCAGTCCTTACGATTGTTGTGCCATGCTATAACGAGGAAGAAGTTTTGCCGGAAACCTTTGCCCGGCTACAGGCGTTGCTAATAGAACTGATAGATGAGGGGCTTGTTTCGAAGCAGAGTAAAATCCTCTTTGTTGATGACGGAAGTAAGGATCGTACATGGGAGTTGATTTACAAAGAAGGGCTGCGAAACGAATATGTCCGCGGCTTGAAATTATCGCGGAACGTGGGGCATCAAAATGCCTTACTGGCTGGTTTATTTACCGCAAAAGAGCGATCCAATTGTATGATTTCGATTGATGCTGACCTGCAGGATGATATTCGTGTCATTCGGGAATTTATCCTAAAGTTCAATAACGGATATGAAATTGTTTATGGTGTCCGTAAGAGCCGTGATACGGACACACTGTTTAAACGAAGCACGGCCCAAGGGTTTTACAAAATAATGAAAAAGTTGGGGGTTGACCTCGTCTATAATCATGCTGATTTCCGGCTAATGAGCAAAAGAGCAGTGGAAGAATTAGAACGGTTTAGCGAGGTAAATCTTTTCCTAAGAGGAATCGTTCCACTGCTTGGCTTCCGGTCGGAAGTGGTCTATTATGATCGCTTAGAAAGGCAGGCTGGTGTTACGAAGTATCCTGTAAAAAAAATGCTCGGCTTTGCCTTTGATGGCATTACCTCCTTCTCTATTTCACCCATCCGATTTGTGTTATTCACAGGGTTTGTTTCCTTTTTCATGAGCCTCATTTTTGGCGGGTATTTCTTAACACTGAAATTTTTTGGTGACACCGAGTCAGGGTGGACATCGCTGATTACTTCAATTTGGTTAATTGGCGGCCTACAATTAATTGCGATTGGATTGATTGGTGAATATGTCGGAAAAATTTATAAAGAAACGAAGCAGCGTCCAAAGTACATCGTCGATATCGATTCCTTTAATCTGCCCATTCCAAGGCACCATTTGCTAAATCAAACAGTGATGGACGAAGGATTCAGCCTCGATCTTAGAAAAGTATCAGAAACAAACAAATAA
- a CDS encoding potassium channel family protein → MPNRVYISFLRLPLLIRILLIALLVFLSFGISIHFLEPETFPTIFDGIWWAIITASTVGYGDYVPHSFWGRLTALILILLGVGIVSSYFGTLAAAAVTKQDAFSEGRIPFKGNGHIIIIGWNERSKELIHKLTTVHHPQMIVLIDETLEANPVKSKFVHFIQGKGHVDETIIKSNIEKAEKVLITADRGNDELQADMNSILTLLTIKGLCAQVKCIVEILTAEQVVNAMRAGADEVIQSNKITSVFMVNSLHSNGDGLLSNVVHQLQESRLSASAVNRNDIGKTFKELSSGLLANGFLLIGVKRGEDTILNPAHTFEIEECDELLTFK, encoded by the coding sequence GTGCCGAACAGAGTCTATATCAGTTTTTTGCGGTTACCGCTTCTCATTCGAATCCTTTTAATCGCATTGCTTGTATTTTTGTCATTTGGAATCTCGATTCACTTTTTAGAGCCCGAAACCTTTCCAACTATTTTTGACGGTATTTGGTGGGCGATTATTACGGCCTCCACTGTGGGATACGGTGATTATGTACCCCATTCTTTTTGGGGCAGGCTGACTGCATTGATCTTAATATTACTGGGTGTTGGCATTGTCTCCTCCTATTTTGGTACTCTCGCAGCTGCTGCCGTTACCAAACAAGATGCCTTTTCAGAGGGCAGAATTCCGTTTAAAGGGAACGGCCATATCATTATTATCGGCTGGAACGAGCGATCAAAGGAGCTCATTCATAAGCTTACAACTGTTCATCATCCGCAAATGATTGTCTTAATTGATGAAACACTTGAAGCTAATCCGGTAAAGTCTAAATTTGTCCATTTTATCCAAGGAAAAGGCCACGTCGATGAAACAATCATCAAAAGTAATATTGAAAAAGCAGAAAAGGTATTGATTACCGCTGATCGCGGAAATGATGAGCTCCAAGCCGATATGAACAGTATCTTAACATTGCTCACGATTAAAGGGTTATGTGCTCAGGTTAAATGCATCGTTGAGATTCTGACAGCCGAGCAAGTTGTCAATGCCATGAGGGCTGGCGCAGACGAGGTGATTCAATCCAATAAAATAACAAGTGTCTTTATGGTTAACAGCCTGCATTCCAATGGGGATGGGCTGTTATCAAATGTTGTCCATCAATTACAGGAAAGCAGATTGTCGGCCAGTGCTGTTAATCGAAATGATATCGGTAAAACCTTCAAAGAATTATCCTCGGGACTATTAGCAAACGGATTCTTATTGATTGGGGTCAAAAGAGGAGAAGACACTATTCTAAACCCCGCACATACATTTGAAATTGAAGAGTGCGATGAACTGTTAACGTTTAAATAG
- a CDS encoding iron-containing alcohol dehydrogenase: protein MQNFTFWNPTKLIFGKDQLEQLKKEIPSYGKKVLLVYGGGSIKRSGLYEKVTALLQEIGAEVFELSGVEPNPRISTARKGVEICKKEGIEFLLAVGGGSVIDCTKLIAAGAKYDGDAWDLVVKKAFAMEALPFGTVLTLAATGSEMNAGSVITNWETNEKHGWGSAVTFPKFSILDPVNTFTVPRNQTIYGIVDMMSHILEHYFHLEEHTDFQDRMCESLLTTVMETAPKLLADLENYQHRATILYSGTMALNGILNMGYRGDWATHNLEHAVSAVYDIPHGGGLAILFPHWMEHNLHVKPERFKQLAVRVFGVDASGKSAEEAGLEGIHKLREFWNSIEAPSRLADYEIDDTKLDLMADRAMANGEFGNFTKLNREDVLAIYRASL, encoded by the coding sequence GTGCAGAATTTTACTTTTTGGAATCCAACAAAATTAATTTTTGGCAAAGACCAGCTTGAGCAATTAAAAAAGGAAATTCCATCATACGGAAAAAAAGTGTTGCTTGTCTATGGTGGCGGCAGTATTAAACGAAGTGGTCTTTATGAAAAAGTTACAGCGCTTTTACAAGAAATCGGTGCCGAGGTTTTTGAACTTTCGGGTGTGGAACCGAATCCCCGTATATCAACTGCCCGTAAAGGGGTGGAAATCTGTAAAAAGGAAGGAATTGAGTTCCTTTTAGCTGTTGGCGGCGGCAGTGTCATTGACTGCACCAAGTTAATTGCTGCGGGTGCTAAGTATGATGGGGATGCTTGGGATTTAGTGGTGAAAAAGGCTTTTGCAATGGAAGCTCTTCCCTTTGGTACGGTATTGACACTTGCGGCCACTGGTTCGGAAATGAATGCCGGCTCGGTCATCACGAATTGGGAGACGAATGAAAAACATGGCTGGGGGAGTGCTGTCACATTCCCGAAATTTTCTATCTTAGACCCTGTTAACACCTTCACAGTACCAAGAAATCAAACGATTTATGGAATCGTCGATATGATGTCACATATATTGGAACATTATTTTCATCTTGAAGAACATACAGACTTTCAGGATCGGATGTGCGAATCGTTGCTCACTACGGTGATGGAAACCGCGCCAAAATTGTTGGCAGACTTAGAAAACTACCAGCACCGGGCAACGATTCTATACAGCGGCACCATGGCATTGAACGGTATTTTAAATATGGGCTATCGCGGCGATTGGGCAACCCATAATCTTGAGCATGCGGTTTCTGCCGTCTATGACATCCCGCATGGCGGTGGGCTGGCGATTCTCTTCCCACACTGGATGGAGCATAACCTGCACGTGAAACCGGAGCGCTTTAAACAGCTTGCTGTTCGGGTGTTCGGTGTAGATGCGTCCGGGAAAAGTGCTGAGGAGGCAGGTCTCGAAGGCATTCACAAGCTCCGTGAGTTTTGGAACAGCATTGAAGCACCATCACGTTTAGCAGACTATGAAATTGATGATACGAAGCTCGATTTAATGGCGGATCGTGCAATGGCAAACGGTGAGTTTGGCAACTTCACAAAGTTAAATCGTGAGGATGTTTTAGCGATTTACCGAGCATCATTATAA
- a CDS encoding TraR/DksA C4-type zinc finger protein produces MLSTQQLAELRLQLLQEKAEAEGRLEQNDHFGLERGHAHESMGELSSYDNHPADEATELYEREKDIALNEHSETQLGNIDRALEAMENGTYGKCDVCGKDIPFERLQALPNTTFCIEHSQDQATSHNRPVEEEVLAPPFGKFDMDERKENVSFDAEDSWQTVAAWGTSDTPSDLAFPQDDYQDMYVEADENIGYVEDYENFVGNDMYGNDIKVYPNPQHEKYEDALDEEGIMTTFGDLPAYEHDPYVEDEK; encoded by the coding sequence ATGTTATCGACACAGCAGTTAGCTGAGCTACGGTTACAATTGTTGCAAGAAAAGGCCGAAGCGGAGGGACGGTTGGAACAAAATGATCATTTCGGGTTAGAACGTGGGCATGCCCATGAATCGATGGGGGAGTTATCGAGCTATGATAACCATCCGGCCGATGAAGCAACAGAATTATATGAACGCGAAAAGGATATTGCTTTAAATGAGCATTCTGAAACACAGTTAGGGAATATTGACAGAGCCTTAGAAGCAATGGAAAATGGAACGTATGGAAAATGTGATGTCTGCGGAAAAGACATTCCATTTGAACGGTTACAGGCCCTTCCGAATACCACCTTTTGTATTGAGCACAGCCAAGATCAAGCTACCTCCCATAATCGTCCAGTCGAGGAAGAAGTGTTGGCTCCTCCATTTGGAAAGTTTGATATGGATGAAAGGAAGGAAAACGTTAGTTTTGATGCTGAGGATTCCTGGCAGACCGTGGCAGCCTGGGGAACTTCTGATACGCCATCGGATTTAGCCTTTCCGCAAGATGATTATCAAGATATGTATGTGGAAGCCGATGAAAATATCGGTTACGTGGAGGACTATGAAAATTTTGTCGGTAATGATATGTATGGAAATGATATAAAGGTGTATCCAAATCCACAGCATGAAAAGTATGAAGACGCCCTCGATGAAGAAGGAATCATGACAACCTTTGGCGATCTGCCGGCATATGAACACGACCCTTACGTTGAGGATGAAAAATAA
- a CDS encoding YozQ family protein produces MDNKKANPKKELAGSFYHPSYYQEKDTLSSGLATTHEQVSDTYTEGQIGAVIDDVNGKDIPIPRKGFE; encoded by the coding sequence ATGGACAATAAAAAGGCAAATCCCAAGAAAGAGTTAGCAGGAAGTTTTTATCATCCGAGTTATTATCAAGAAAAGGATACCTTATCCTCAGGGCTTGCGACTACACATGAGCAAGTGAGCGACACCTATACCGAGGGACAAATAGGCGCCGTTATTGATGATGTAAACGGAAAGGATATACCGATTCCCCGAAAAGGATTTGAATAA
- a CDS encoding glucose-6-phosphate isomerase, producing the protein MTHVRFDYSKALTFFGEHELTYLRDAVKVAHHSLNEGTGAGSDFLGWIELPTNYDKEEFSRIQKSAEKIKADSDVLLVIGIGGSYLGAKAAVEMLSHSFHNVLPKEKRSTPQIIFVGNNISSSYMHDVIDLLDGKDFSVNVISKSGTTTEPAIAFRIFRKLLEEKYGVEEARKRIYATTDKARGALKTLATEEGYESFIIPDDIGGRYSVLTAVGLLPIAVSGANIEKMMEGAAAAQGDFSHSELEENPAYQYAAVRNALYNKGKTIEMLINYEPGLQYFSEWWKQLFGESEGKDQKGIYPSSANFSTDLHSLGQYVQEGRRDLFETIIKVEKPRHELKIEAFDNDLDGLNYLAGKTIDFVNNKAFEGTMLAHTDGGVPNLIVSIPAMDEYTFGYLVYFFEKACAMSGYLLGVNPFDQPGVEAYKVNMFALLGKPGYEEKKAELEKRL; encoded by the coding sequence ATGACACACGTTCGTTTTGATTACTCAAAAGCACTTACTTTTTTTGGTGAACATGAACTTACATACTTAAGGGACGCTGTAAAAGTAGCCCACCATTCTCTAAATGAGGGTACTGGTGCAGGCAGCGACTTTTTAGGTTGGATTGAACTGCCAACCAATTATGACAAAGAGGAATTTTCACGGATTCAAAAATCTGCTGAGAAAATTAAAGCTGATTCAGATGTTCTTCTTGTTATTGGAATTGGCGGTTCTTACCTTGGGGCAAAGGCGGCCGTTGAAATGCTGTCACACAGCTTCCACAACGTGCTTCCAAAAGAAAAACGCAGCACGCCGCAAATCATTTTTGTTGGCAACAATATTAGTTCTAGTTACATGCATGATGTAATCGATCTTCTTGATGGCAAGGATTTCTCTGTTAACGTTATCTCTAAATCCGGAACAACAACAGAGCCGGCAATTGCCTTCCGTATTTTCCGCAAGCTCCTTGAGGAAAAATATGGCGTAGAGGAAGCACGTAAACGTATTTATGCAACAACAGACAAAGCTAGAGGTGCGTTAAAAACGTTAGCAACAGAAGAAGGTTATGAATCCTTCATTATTCCGGATGATATTGGCGGCCGGTACTCTGTTTTAACGGCAGTAGGCTTATTGCCCATCGCAGTTAGCGGAGCAAACATTGAAAAGATGATGGAAGGGGCAGCTGCAGCTCAAGGAGACTTCAGCCATTCAGAGCTTGAAGAGAATCCTGCCTACCAATATGCTGCCGTAAGAAATGCGCTTTACAATAAAGGAAAAACGATTGAAATGCTGATCAATTATGAACCAGGTTTGCAGTATTTCTCTGAATGGTGGAAGCAGCTGTTTGGTGAAAGTGAAGGAAAAGATCAAAAGGGTATTTACCCATCTTCCGCAAACTTTTCGACAGATCTGCACTCACTTGGACAATATGTGCAAGAAGGACGCCGCGATTTGTTTGAAACCATCATAAAGGTGGAAAAACCGCGTCATGAGCTGAAAATCGAAGCGTTTGATAATGACTTGGACGGCTTGAATTACCTAGCAGGAAAAACGATTGACTTTGTAAATAACAAAGCATTCGAAGGAACAATGCTCGCCCATACAGACGGCGGGGTACCAAATTTAATTGTTTCCATTCCAGCGATGGATGAGTATACATTTGGTTACCTTGTTTATTTCTTTGAAAAAGCCTGTGCAATGAGCGGCTACCTACTTGGAGTGAATCCATTTGACCAGCCAGGTGTAGAGGCTTATAAAGTCAATATGTTTGCCTTATTAGGTAAGCCTGGGTATGAAGAAAAGAAGGCAGAGCTTGAGAAACGACTGTAG